The Allocatelliglobosispora scoriae genome contains a region encoding:
- the clpB gene encoding ATP-dependent chaperone ClpB, translating into MDTQRLTTKSREVITGAVAIATQRGHATVEAWHLLLSLLDTGGSTASGLLRAAGANPAEVRRAAARAVEQLPSAHGSSVAEPSLSREFVNAINAAEQIARPLGDEYVSTEHLLAGLAQVGGQVGQTLREHGATEETLVAAFPQIRGGDRRVTSPDPEQQYQALEKYSVDLTAKARDGKIDPVIGRDSEIRRVIQVLSRRTKNNPVLIGEPGVGKTAIVEGLAQRIVGGDVPESLRNKRLVSLDLGAMVAGAQYRGQFEERLKSVLEEITSSNGQIITFLDELHTVVGAGKGEGSMDAGNMLKPMLARGELRMVGATTLDEYRANIEKDPALERRFQPVVVGEPSVEDTIGILRGLKERYEVHHGVRITDAALVAAATLSDRYITDRFLPDKAIDLVDEAASRLRMEIDSRPVEVDVIERSVRRLEIEEMALAKETDPASQDRLARLRAELADKREQLTALTERWLNEKTHIQAISAAKEQLETLRGEADRAERDADLGRASELRYGRIPELEQELVHAGAELAALQNNGAMLKEEVGPDDIAGVVASWTGIPAGRMLEGETAKLLRMEESLTARVIGQPEAVAAVSDAVRRSRAGVADPDRPTGSFLFLGPTGVGKTELAKALAEFLFDDERAMVRIDMSEYAEKHSVARLLGAPPGYVGYEEGGQLTEAVRRRPYSVVLLDEVEKAHPDVFDVLLQVLDDGRLTDGQGRTVDFRNAILILTSNLGSSVITDPTLGEDQRRDMTLAMVRSHFKPEFLNRLDDIVVFHALSPEGLGYIVGIQTERLRKRLADRRLSLELSDDAMRWLASHGYDPVYGARPLRRLVQTAIGDQLARALLAGEIKDGDTVRVTLDGDHLSIK; encoded by the coding sequence ATGGATACTCAACGACTTACCACGAAGAGCCGTGAAGTCATCACCGGTGCCGTTGCCATCGCTACCCAGCGCGGTCACGCCACCGTTGAGGCATGGCATCTGCTCCTGTCCCTCCTCGACACCGGCGGCTCGACCGCCTCGGGCCTGCTGCGCGCCGCCGGGGCCAACCCGGCCGAGGTGCGCCGGGCCGCTGCTCGCGCGGTCGAGCAGCTCCCCAGTGCGCACGGGTCCAGCGTCGCCGAGCCCTCGCTGTCCCGGGAGTTCGTCAACGCGATCAATGCCGCCGAGCAGATCGCCCGGCCGCTCGGGGATGAATACGTCTCCACCGAGCACCTCCTGGCCGGTCTCGCCCAGGTGGGCGGCCAGGTCGGGCAGACGCTGCGCGAGCACGGCGCGACCGAGGAGACGCTGGTCGCGGCGTTTCCGCAGATCCGCGGCGGCGATCGCCGGGTCACCAGCCCTGATCCCGAGCAGCAATATCAGGCGCTGGAGAAATACAGCGTCGACCTCACCGCCAAGGCCCGTGACGGCAAGATCGATCCGGTCATCGGGCGCGACTCGGAGATCCGCCGGGTGATCCAGGTGCTCAGCCGGCGGACCAAGAACAACCCTGTGCTCATCGGCGAGCCCGGTGTCGGCAAGACCGCGATCGTGGAGGGCCTGGCTCAGCGCATCGTCGGCGGCGACGTTCCCGAGTCGCTGCGCAACAAGCGCCTGGTCAGCCTCGATCTCGGTGCGATGGTCGCCGGTGCGCAATATCGCGGCCAGTTCGAGGAGCGGCTCAAGAGCGTGCTGGAGGAGATCACCTCCAGCAACGGCCAGATCATCACCTTCCTCGACGAGCTGCACACCGTCGTCGGTGCGGGCAAGGGCGAGGGCTCGATGGACGCGGGCAACATGCTCAAGCCCATGCTGGCCCGCGGCGAGCTGCGCATGGTCGGCGCGACCACGCTCGACGAATACCGAGCCAACATCGAGAAGGACCCGGCCCTGGAGCGCCGCTTCCAGCCCGTCGTCGTGGGCGAGCCGTCGGTGGAGGACACCATCGGCATCCTGCGCGGGCTCAAGGAGCGCTACGAGGTGCACCACGGCGTGCGGATCACCGACGCCGCGCTGGTCGCGGCGGCGACGCTCTCCGACCGCTACATCACCGACCGCTTCCTGCCGGACAAGGCGATCGACCTCGTCGACGAGGCAGCGTCGCGCTTGCGCATGGAGATCGACTCACGCCCCGTCGAGGTCGATGTCATCGAGCGGTCGGTACGCCGTCTCGAGATCGAGGAGATGGCGCTGGCGAAGGAGACGGATCCGGCGTCCCAGGACCGGCTGGCCCGGCTGCGTGCCGAGCTCGCCGACAAGCGCGAGCAGCTGACCGCACTCACCGAGCGCTGGCTCAACGAGAAGACGCACATCCAGGCGATCTCGGCGGCGAAGGAGCAGTTGGAGACGCTGCGCGGCGAGGCCGACCGGGCCGAGCGCGACGCCGATCTGGGCCGTGCCTCCGAGCTGCGCTACGGCCGCATCCCGGAGCTGGAGCAGGAGCTGGTTCACGCCGGTGCCGAGTTGGCGGCGCTGCAGAACAACGGCGCGATGCTGAAGGAGGAGGTCGGCCCCGACGACATCGCCGGTGTCGTGGCGAGCTGGACCGGCATCCCCGCCGGCCGGATGCTCGAGGGCGAGACGGCGAAGCTGCTGCGGATGGAGGAGTCGCTGACGGCTCGGGTCATCGGGCAGCCGGAGGCGGTCGCTGCGGTGAGCGACGCCGTGCGGCGCTCCCGCGCCGGTGTCGCCGATCCGGACCGGCCGACGGGCTCCTTCCTCTTCCTCGGTCCGACCGGTGTCGGCAAGACGGAGCTGGCGAAGGCGCTGGCGGAGTTCCTCTTCGACGACGAGCGCGCGATGGTTCGCATCGACATGAGCGAGTATGCGGAGAAGCACTCCGTTGCCCGGCTCCTCGGCGCTCCTCCCGGTTATGTCGGCTATGAGGAGGGCGGCCAGCTCACCGAGGCGGTCCGGCGGCGCCCCTACTCGGTGGTGCTGCTCGACGAGGTGGAGAAGGCCCACCCGGACGTCTTCGACGTGCTGCTCCAGGTGCTCGACGACGGCCGTCTCACCGACGGGCAGGGCCGCACGGTCGACTTCCGCAACGCGATCCTGATCCTGACGAGCAACCTCGGCTCGTCGGTGATCACCGATCCGACCCTCGGTGAGGACCAGCGGCGTGACATGACGCTGGCGATGGTCCGCTCGCACTTCAAGCCGGAGTTCCTCAACCGGCTCGACGACATCGTGGTCTTCCACGCGCTGTCGCCGGAGGGCCTGGGCTACATCGTGGGCATCCAGACCGAGCGGCTGCGCAAGCGCCTCGCCGACCGGCGGCTCTCGCTGGAGCTCAGCGACGACGCGATGCGCTGGCTCGCCAGCCACGGCTACGACCCGGTCTACGGCGCCCGCCCGCTGCGCCGCCTGGTGCAGACGGCGATCGGCGACCAGCTCGCGCGAGCACTGCTCGCGGGGGAGATCAAGGATGGCGATACGGTACGCGTCACGCTCGATGGAGATCATTTGTCGATAAAGTGA
- a CDS encoding heat shock protein transcriptional repressor HspR, giving the protein MDEIDAKVIIISVAAAMAGMHPQTLRQYDRMGLVQPGRSAGGGRRYSVRDVELLREIQRLSQDDGVNLAGIKRIIELEQLVLQLQQRMAELREEAHAAYQRVAELEAMSPYPRRDLIPTSRTSTAVVVWRPRQPPGY; this is encoded by the coding sequence ATGGATGAGATCGACGCCAAGGTAATCATCATCTCGGTGGCGGCGGCGATGGCGGGCATGCATCCGCAGACCCTTCGGCAGTATGACCGGATGGGCCTGGTGCAGCCCGGCCGCTCGGCGGGTGGCGGGCGGCGTTACAGCGTCCGCGATGTCGAGTTGCTGCGCGAGATCCAGCGCCTCAGCCAGGACGACGGCGTCAACCTCGCCGGCATCAAGCGGATCATCGAGTTGGAGCAGCTCGTCCTGCAGCTTCAGCAGCGCATGGCCGAGCTCCGCGAGGAGGCGCACGCCGCCTACCAGCGGGTTGCCGAGCTGGAGGCGATGTCGCCCTATCCGCGCCGGGACCTGATCCCGACGAGCCGGACGTCGACCGCAGTGGTCGTCTGGCGCCCGCGCCAGCCCCCGGGTTACTGA